A section of the Methanosarcina mazei S-6 genome encodes:
- a CDS encoding phosphate uptake regulator PhoU yields the protein METRKVQQTGGSTYIISLPKQWAEKMGIETGTRVSMQAQPDGKLLIDPILEGRTIKTKRIDVTGYEAKALERDIIAAYLYGYDRIEFTSKRILSEQKQVIRKVCYKLIGPEIIEESSNCVVIQDLLNPNELHIKKGIHRMFLITGSMQKDAIRALKTGDHDLALDVSQRDDEVDRLCLLISKQFRSILCGGRMPDSAETSIEEYHDFRMAAGPIERIADHSQRMATVASKMKEPVREDVMEVIEDLSSTYMKLVGQAVDALYNSDTTLANQVIDSIDDIHSRVRELRSSILKLESHEAMIALGTIVDSLSRIGDLGANIAEIAINSAIRDK from the coding sequence ATAGAGACAAGAAAAGTACAGCAAACAGGCGGATCCACTTATATCATTTCCCTCCCTAAACAGTGGGCCGAAAAAATGGGAATTGAAACAGGGACAAGAGTCTCCATGCAGGCTCAGCCAGACGGTAAACTGCTAATCGACCCTATTCTTGAAGGACGAACAATAAAAACAAAACGGATTGACGTAACGGGCTATGAAGCAAAAGCTCTCGAAAGGGATATTATTGCTGCGTACCTTTACGGCTATGACAGGATAGAGTTTACCTCAAAAAGAATACTCTCCGAGCAAAAACAGGTCATCAGAAAGGTTTGTTACAAGTTAATAGGTCCTGAAATCATTGAGGAAAGCTCAAACTGTGTTGTCATCCAGGACCTTCTCAACCCAAATGAGCTCCATATAAAAAAAGGCATACACAGGATGTTCCTGATCACAGGCTCCATGCAAAAAGATGCCATAAGAGCCCTCAAGACTGGCGATCACGACCTTGCTCTTGATGTAAGCCAGAGGGACGACGAGGTTGACAGGTTATGCCTCCTTATTTCCAAACAATTTCGTTCCATCCTCTGCGGAGGAAGGATGCCTGATTCTGCGGAAACGAGCATAGAGGAATACCATGATTTCAGGATGGCGGCAGGTCCTATCGAAAGGATAGCGGACCACTCCCAGAGGATGGCAACCGTTGCGTCAAAAATGAAGGAGCCGGTAAGAGAAGACGTGATGGAAGTCATAGAAGACCTCAGCAGCACGTATATGAAGCTGGTAGGGCAGGCAGTGGACGCCTTGTATAACTCTGACACCACACTTGCTAACCAGGTAATAGACAGTATAGATGACATTCATTCACGTGTAAGAGAACTGCGTTCCTCCATTCTTAAACTGGAGTCCCATGAAGCCATGATAGCCCTCGGGACTATAGTAGATAGCCTTTCAAGAATAGGAGATCTTGGAGCCAATATAGCTGAAATAGCTATAAATTCTGCAATCAGGGATAAATAA
- a CDS encoding shikimate kinase yields the protein MTLEGHACAFGAGTIINAIATWKGAAFGIDLKTFADVELSESESVITGSIKEVPEGDTRLIERCVELVLGRFGLELGGTIRTWSEIPLAGGLKSSSAAANASVLATLHAVGETMPSLEIIKLGVRAAKEVGVTVTGAFDDACASFLGGIVITDNRNMKLIKREEADSRVLIFAPSKKAFSADTNVKRSRLIAPYVEMAYELALAGDYERAMTLNGFLYCGALGFDTEYMLRALECGVKGVSLSGTGPSYAALVKADQVKELKSAWESCGMEGRVIETSINNSGAISFNREGSS from the coding sequence ATGACACTTGAAGGGCACGCCTGCGCTTTCGGAGCTGGAACGATAATAAATGCGATAGCTACATGGAAAGGCGCAGCATTTGGAATAGATCTAAAAACCTTTGCAGATGTGGAACTTTCTGAAAGCGAATCTGTGATTACCGGCTCAATCAAAGAGGTGCCTGAAGGAGATACTCGCCTTATAGAACGCTGCGTGGAACTTGTCCTTGGGAGATTCGGGCTGGAACTTGGAGGCACGATAAGGACATGGAGTGAAATCCCCCTTGCAGGAGGGCTTAAGAGCAGCAGTGCAGCAGCAAACGCTTCAGTCCTTGCGACCCTTCATGCAGTGGGGGAAACAATGCCCTCTCTTGAGATCATAAAACTGGGTGTAAGGGCTGCAAAAGAAGTGGGAGTTACTGTCACTGGAGCATTTGACGATGCCTGCGCTTCTTTTCTGGGTGGTATTGTAATTACCGATAACCGGAATATGAAACTCATCAAACGTGAAGAAGCCGATTCAAGAGTCCTTATATTCGCCCCATCAAAAAAGGCTTTCAGCGCGGACACGAATGTAAAACGTTCACGGCTGATAGCACCATATGTGGAAATGGCATACGAGCTTGCTCTCGCAGGAGATTATGAACGCGCAATGACGCTTAACGGCTTTCTTTACTGCGGAGCTCTCGGGTTTGATACGGAGTATATGCTCAGGGCTCTGGAATGCGGAGTAAAAGGGGTCAGCCTTTCAGGGACAGGCCCTTCTTATGCAGCCCTGGTAAAAGCTGACCAGGTAAAAGAACTTAAGTCTGCGTGGGAAAGCTGCGGCATGGAGGGAAGAGTCATAGAAACCAGTATAAATAACAGTGGCGCAATATCCTTTAACAGGGAGGGGTCCTCTTGA
- a CDS encoding chorismate mutase — protein MSELEAVRKEIEEIDREILSLIDKRVNLAEKVLESKRINGTSINDRKQNEVVINRTLNTATELNLDVGSVKEIFEILIRMSIERQNELSGKGSLP, from the coding sequence TTGAGTGAACTTGAAGCTGTCCGCAAAGAAATAGAGGAGATTGACAGGGAAATCCTTTCCCTTATTGATAAAAGGGTTAACCTTGCTGAAAAAGTGCTTGAATCAAAAAGAATAAATGGAACTTCCATAAATGACCGTAAGCAAAATGAGGTTGTAATCAACAGGACATTAAATACTGCAACCGAGCTCAACCTCGATGTAGGGTCGGTAAAGGAAATTTTTGAAATCCTTATCAGGATGAGCATCGAACGCCAGAATGAACTGAGTGGAAAGGGAAGCCTGCCCTGA
- a CDS encoding 5-(carboxyamino)imidazole ribonucleotide mutase, whose translation MVDISLIMGSESDRAIANRAVSVIEKTRYTYEVMVISAHRNPDELDIYISNTDAKVFITIAGLSAALPGVVASKTKKPVIGVPVSAKLGGLDALLSIAQMPPGVPVGSVGIDNGANGAYLALRILDLIENP comes from the coding sequence ATGGTTGATATTTCACTGATTATGGGTTCTGAGTCCGACAGGGCAATCGCCAACCGTGCGGTTTCAGTAATTGAAAAAACCAGGTACACTTACGAAGTAATGGTCATTTCTGCCCACAGAAACCCTGACGAGCTTGATATCTATATATCAAATACGGACGCAAAAGTCTTTATTACCATAGCGGGTTTGTCAGCAGCTCTTCCCGGAGTCGTGGCCTCCAAGACTAAAAAACCTGTCATAGGCGTGCCTGTAAGTGCAAAACTCGGCGGGCTTGACGCCCTTCTTTCCATAGCCCAGATGCCTCCGGGAGTGCCTGTCGGAAGTGTAGGAATTGACAACGGGGCAAATGGGGCGTACCTTGCCCTTAGGATCCTGGATTTAATTGAAAATCCCTGA
- a CDS encoding diphthine--ammonia ligase, translating to MKLAALVSGGKDSIFAIQKALDEGHEVTHLINIIPARDDSYMYHSINLHMVELISAASEIPLIQQQSSGIKELELDDLTLALRKVNVDGVSVGAIESQYQASRVQKICDSLGLKVYAPLWHRDPEELLNEMSKVLDIRIVRVAADGLDKSWLGRPINVNSIESLKALNRRRMVHMAGEGGEYETVVLDAPFFKKRIEIVKSEIEWEGDTGTLKILDARLVDKN from the coding sequence ATGAAACTCGCAGCACTGGTCTCTGGCGGCAAGGACTCGATCTTTGCTATCCAAAAAGCCCTTGATGAAGGGCATGAGGTCACCCACCTCATAAATATTATCCCGGCAAGGGACGACTCATACATGTACCACTCAATTAACCTTCACATGGTAGAACTGATTTCTGCCGCCAGTGAAATCCCGCTGATACAGCAGCAGTCCAGCGGAATCAAAGAACTCGAACTGGACGACCTTACCCTTGCCCTCAGGAAAGTGAATGTCGATGGGGTGTCTGTAGGTGCTATAGAGTCTCAGTACCAGGCAAGCAGGGTTCAGAAGATCTGCGATTCCCTGGGGCTCAAGGTCTATGCCCCACTCTGGCACAGGGATCCCGAAGAGCTCCTTAATGAGATGTCAAAAGTTCTTGATATCAGGATTGTAAGGGTCGCAGCCGACGGTCTTGATAAGTCCTGGCTTGGGCGCCCTATTAATGTTAATTCCATCGAAAGCCTCAAAGCTCTCAACCGCAGGCGTATGGTCCATATGGCAGGGGAAGGAGGAGAATATGAAACTGTTGTCCTTGATGCTCCTTTCTTTAAAAAGCGCATAGAAATAGTAAAAAGCGAAATTGAATGGGAAGGCGACACCGGCACTTTAAAGATTCTGGACGCACGACTCGTCGATAAAAACTGA
- a CDS encoding carbohydrate kinase family protein, translated as MDRIISVVGHTALDYIVDVENIAGKNESSPVIDYEEYPGGGAANIAVAIAKLGGKSQLISPVGTDFSSSGYEKLLKEAYVDLSRLYTIEDRKISKAFIFTDREDNQTTYFYWGASSKFKELEPEPVDFVHLATADCVYNAKIAQIAGFVSFDPGQDLVTYSKENLETILAHTDILFANKHEIKRVSEMTGKSFSELRDMIDVIVVTYDAEGSIIYRGGDQWSIPVVSVKALDPTGAGDAYRAGFLLAYTREYSLPTCGKIGSTVASFAVQSRGCQTSLPTWEEMKSRYEASFGNLGAEI; from the coding sequence ATGGACAGAATTATCTCCGTTGTGGGGCATACTGCTCTTGATTATATCGTAGATGTCGAAAATATCGCAGGAAAAAATGAGTCTTCCCCTGTAATTGACTATGAAGAATACCCCGGGGGAGGGGCTGCAAATATCGCAGTTGCGATTGCAAAGCTGGGAGGAAAAAGCCAGCTGATATCTCCTGTAGGTACGGACTTTTCAAGCTCGGGGTATGAAAAGCTTCTTAAAGAGGCATATGTTGATCTTTCCCGCCTTTATACTATTGAAGACAGAAAAATCTCCAAGGCTTTCATTTTTACGGACAGGGAAGATAACCAGACCACATATTTTTACTGGGGAGCTTCCTCAAAATTCAAAGAGCTGGAACCTGAACCTGTGGATTTTGTTCATCTTGCAACAGCGGACTGTGTCTATAATGCAAAAATAGCGCAGATTGCAGGTTTTGTATCCTTCGACCCGGGACAGGACCTTGTCACTTATTCAAAAGAAAATCTTGAGACAATTCTCGCCCACACTGACATTCTTTTTGCAAACAAGCATGAAATCAAAAGGGTCTCAGAGATGACCGGAAAGAGTTTTTCCGAACTCAGGGATATGATTGATGTCATTGTTGTCACTTATGATGCCGAAGGCAGCATAATCTACAGGGGCGGTGACCAGTGGTCAATCCCTGTAGTTTCTGTAAAGGCTTTGGACCCTACAGGAGCAGGAGACGCCTACAGGGCAGGTTTTCTGCTTGCATACACAAGAGAGTATTCCCTTCCAACCTGTGGAAAAATCGGGTCAACAGTGGCTTCTTTTGCCGTACAGTCAAGGGGTTGCCAGACCAGTCTTCCGACATGGGAAGAAATGAAGTCCCGCTACGAAGCCAGTTTTGGAAATCTGGGAGCAGAAATTTAA
- a CDS encoding DUF555 domain-containing protein — MKNFHVVLEAAWLVRDVKTADDAIGVAISEAGKRLNPKLDFVEVDVGTTSCPVCGEPFSSVFIAANTALVGLIFEMKVFDAESAEHAERIAKSVIGKSLRDVPLTVVEVTEFERSVEKGEQQQKGKANK; from the coding sequence ATGAAGAACTTTCATGTGGTACTTGAAGCAGCTTGGTTGGTTAGAGATGTAAAAACGGCTGATGATGCGATAGGGGTTGCAATTTCCGAGGCTGGAAAGCGCCTGAACCCCAAACTCGATTTTGTAGAGGTAGATGTGGGAACCACATCCTGCCCGGTATGCGGTGAGCCTTTTAGCAGTGTTTTTATAGCAGCAAACACAGCACTTGTAGGGCTTATTTTCGAAATGAAGGTTTTTGATGCCGAATCTGCAGAACATGCAGAAAGGATTGCAAAATCCGTCATAGGGAAGTCTCTCCGCGATGTTCCGTTGACAGTTGTCGAAGTTACGGAATTTGAACGGTCAGTCGAAAAAGGTGAACAGCAGCAAAAAGGCAAGGCAAACAAATAA
- a CDS encoding DUF357 domain-containing protein, producing MPADLNEKVNRYEDMLKRALQKAKYAPIPNSHMHEVAKDYYTMAEAYYKDGIYFLENGDPVNALASFSYGHAWLDAGAKLGVFAVDDETLFTI from the coding sequence ATGCCTGCCGATTTGAATGAAAAGGTTAACCGGTACGAAGATATGTTAAAAAGAGCACTGCAAAAAGCAAAGTATGCTCCGATCCCGAACTCCCATATGCATGAGGTAGCAAAGGATTACTATACAATGGCAGAAGCTTACTATAAAGATGGAATCTACTTTCTTGAAAACGGGGATCCTGTAAATGCCCTCGCTTCCTTCAGTTACGGGCATGCCTGGCTCGATGCAGGAGCAAAACTCGGGGTTTTCGCGGTGGATGATGAAACCCTTTTTACAATATAA
- the dph5 gene encoding diphthine synthase, which yields MLTFIGLGLFDEYDISLKGLEAVKEADLVYAEFYTSCLMGTNPEKMEKLYGKKVHLLSREDVEQHPDWLDNARDKKVAFLTGGDTMVSTTHVDLRLRAEKLGIETRLIHGASITSAVSGLTGLQNYRFGKSASIPYPYESRRGTKVISETPYDTIKQNSSFGLHTLVFLDIDKDKGFMSVNIALKLLLEVESKRGEGVMDRAVAVGIARAGSEKPVVKAGYAEDLKGFDFGKPLHILVVPGKLHFLEAEALVKLADGPEEIMENIE from the coding sequence ATGCTCACATTTATAGGGCTGGGCCTTTTTGATGAATACGATATCTCCTTAAAAGGACTTGAAGCTGTTAAGGAAGCTGACCTGGTATACGCTGAGTTTTACACATCCTGTCTCATGGGAACAAACCCTGAGAAAATGGAAAAGCTCTACGGAAAGAAGGTTCATTTACTCTCAAGGGAAGATGTGGAACAGCACCCTGACTGGCTTGATAATGCCAGAGACAAAAAAGTAGCTTTCCTCACCGGTGGAGATACAATGGTCTCCACAACACATGTTGACCTGCGCCTCAGAGCTGAAAAGCTCGGGATAGAGACCCGTCTGATCCACGGGGCGTCCATCACATCAGCTGTTTCAGGGCTAACAGGGCTACAGAACTACCGGTTTGGGAAGTCTGCAAGCATTCCCTATCCTTATGAAAGCAGGCGAGGGACGAAAGTAATTTCTGAAACCCCTTATGATACCATAAAGCAAAATTCTTCATTCGGGCTTCATACTCTTGTTTTTCTGGATATCGATAAAGATAAGGGATTTATGTCCGTTAACATCGCCCTTAAGCTTCTCCTTGAAGTTGAAAGTAAAAGGGGGGAAGGAGTGATGGATAGGGCTGTTGCTGTGGGAATAGCAAGGGCAGGCTCGGAAAAGCCTGTAGTAAAAGCTGGTTACGCAGAGGACCTGAAAGGTTTTGATTTTGGAAAGCCTCTTCACATCCTTGTGGTTCCGGGAAAACTGCATTTTCTGGAAGCTGAAGCCCTTGTGAAACTTGCGGATGGGCCTGAAGAAATCATGGAAAACATTGAATGA
- a CDS encoding glutaredoxin family protein, which yields MFLELQIRSTYLYLEINNRNGNYNLSFWRYLSTVKVTLIHATWCTACPATRRFWNDLKSKYDFEYEEIDVESQEGQALIDKYGIVGVPTTLIDGEPAFTGLPKKAEAIARIT from the coding sequence TTGTTTTTAGAATTACAGATTCGCTCAACGTATTTATATCTAGAAATTAATAATAGAAATGGGAATTACAATCTTAGTTTTTGGAGGTATCTTTCTACGGTAAAGGTTACACTTATTCATGCCACCTGGTGTACTGCCTGCCCAGCGACGCGTCGGTTCTGGAACGACCTTAAATCAAAATATGATTTTGAGTATGAGGAAATTGATGTAGAAAGCCAGGAAGGACAGGCCCTAATTGATAAATACGGCATAGTTGGCGTTCCTACAACTCTTATAGACGGGGAACCTGCTTTTACAGGGCTTCCTAAAAAAGCCGAGGCAATAGCCCGTATTACATGA
- the trxB gene encoding thioredoxin-disulfide reductase, whose translation MYDLIIIGGGPAGLTAGIYAVRYGLDTLILERNEISGQISMADIVENYPGFPSISGLELMERFRTHAQEVGVKTTITEVLSVRSEGTKKIITTDSGDLEAKAVIIATGANPKHLGVPGEKELISKGVSYCAICDGPFFRNKIVAVVGGGNSAVTDALFLSKVAQKVYLVHRRDHLKAARVLQDRVDGTPNIELILNSHVLEIVGTREGIKKVEKIILEDVNSRETRELSTNGVFIYVGIHPNTEFVDVEKDEGGFIKTDRWMETSEKGIYAAGDCRDTPIWQLVTAVRDGAIAATAAYEYIEKIR comes from the coding sequence ATGTACGACCTGATTATTATAGGAGGGGGACCTGCGGGACTTACTGCAGGGATTTACGCTGTGCGTTATGGACTTGATACCCTTATTCTGGAGAGAAATGAGATCAGCGGCCAGATCTCAATGGCGGATATTGTGGAGAACTACCCCGGTTTTCCATCGATTTCGGGGCTTGAACTCATGGAAAGATTTAGAACACATGCTCAGGAGGTAGGGGTAAAAACCACAATTACAGAGGTTCTTTCAGTCAGGTCTGAAGGAACAAAGAAAATTATTACAACGGACAGTGGGGACCTCGAGGCAAAAGCCGTAATAATTGCCACAGGCGCAAATCCAAAACACCTTGGCGTTCCGGGAGAGAAAGAGCTGATCAGTAAGGGAGTCTCCTACTGTGCGATATGTGACGGGCCTTTTTTCAGAAACAAAATTGTAGCCGTCGTAGGAGGCGGCAACTCCGCTGTTACAGATGCTCTTTTCCTGTCAAAAGTTGCCCAGAAGGTATATCTTGTCCACAGGCGGGACCATTTGAAAGCTGCCAGGGTCCTTCAGGACAGGGTTGACGGAACTCCAAATATCGAGTTAATACTCAATTCGCACGTCCTGGAAATAGTTGGGACCAGGGAAGGAATTAAAAAAGTCGAAAAAATTATCCTGGAAGATGTTAACAGTAGAGAAACCCGTGAGCTTTCTACCAATGGCGTTTTTATCTATGTAGGAATCCACCCGAATACCGAATTCGTGGATGTTGAAAAAGATGAAGGAGGCTTCATCAAAACAGACCGCTGGATGGAAACCTCAGAGAAAGGGATTTATGCAGCAGGAGATTGTCGTGATACTCCCATCTGGCAACTTGTAACAGCGGTAAGAGATGGGGCAATTGCAGCCACAGCCGCATATGAATACATTGAGAAAATTAGATGA
- a CDS encoding MarR family transcriptional regulator produces the protein MDPLEKIFGKTAQMTVLKNLIEHQNESTYLSGIAEETGLSHSSVSRVITPLIESGIVIEKPLGKQIRTFQLNMESDATKLIIDFYNKINQMLE, from the coding sequence ATGGATCCACTTGAAAAGATTTTTGGAAAGACTGCACAGATGACCGTCCTTAAAAACCTCATCGAGCACCAGAATGAATCAACGTATTTATCTGGAATAGCAGAAGAAACAGGCCTGTCGCACTCCAGCGTGTCAAGAGTAATTACCCCTCTAATAGAGTCGGGTATTGTAATAGAAAAACCTCTCGGCAAGCAGATCCGGACCTTCCAGCTGAACATGGAAAGCGACGCGACAAAATTGATTATAGATTTTTACAATAAAATCAATCAGATGCTGGAATAA
- a CDS encoding response regulator: MYNNTLNHEILKLIKEQPEISEKNIARTLSITEDAVKARLADLRDVRDKILIMGNGHNNYHNLRNELEAENYNVVNVSDALLALETVKEERPDIVLLDTASLNADGFEICRQLKANPKCWWIPIMVLSERNKAEDSIKAFKSGADDFISTPFNTLELRARVGMVLRRSRI, from the coding sequence ATGTATAACAATACTCTTAACCATGAAATATTAAAACTTATAAAAGAACAGCCAGAAATAAGCGAGAAGAATATTGCACGTACGCTTTCAATTACGGAAGATGCGGTAAAAGCCCGGCTTGCAGACCTGAGGGACGTCAGGGATAAAATCCTGATAATGGGTAATGGGCATAATAACTACCATAACCTCAGAAATGAGCTGGAAGCTGAAAATTACAATGTCGTTAATGTCTCAGATGCCTTATTAGCCCTTGAAACCGTAAAAGAAGAGAGACCTGACATTGTACTTCTTGATACAGCTTCCCTTAATGCAGACGGTTTTGAGATTTGCAGGCAGCTTAAGGCTAATCCGAAATGCTGGTGGATTCCTATTATGGTCCTGAGTGAAAGAAATAAAGCAGAAGACAGCATTAAAGCCTTCAAGTCCGGAGCCGATGACTTTATTTCCACACCGTTCAATACTCTGGAACTGAGAGCCAGAGTTGGAATGGTTTTGAGACGTAGCCGTATTTAA